The proteins below are encoded in one region of Salvelinus namaycush isolate Seneca chromosome 39, SaNama_1.0, whole genome shotgun sequence:
- the nfil3-5 gene encoding nuclear factor, interleukin 3 regulated, member 5: MPDHQSGQKDSTMESLNLHFASPNNNNDLDIDTYSNYSESLPPLSPRPGDDDVPRRQTKGGSKNSMSSRRKREFISDEKKDASYWEKRRKNNEAAKRSREKRRMNDMVLENRVMALNDENSRLKTELLQLKLRFGLISTASYMEKSQQLSNSGNGQSSAGNPYFSSSGYSSACGNTLLNSDSSEAEQSTRGERHTPLPKYSPRGSLSDGCMSDDSSSPEPMGYEIKMESNDTDMDAGLPTGISFNGGHQHRSQEADCAMDFHHNHQNNNRQESASPAPQQVAAPAQRSVIQMYRSPSSSYMESQNQRQAEDMEQQQSQVQQSRQSENTETITEEVQRYRAREEQQRHQETQRSQYSSYQTQDGGHKEGFAPELLHHSREEGNKSSHSSNQHHINNAYLSTLDEEEPPVLTYEGGPRAGEGYYTESHSGKDTSSSDGDQRSSDKEGGSTSDDESPSSSSSEVGSYNQRATSQTSVPQSQSGDDQATYLPHKLRLKYRALSNQGEAPNRSPASSTSPSPSHPQHPYLALPSNHQHGGHSNGENKEAENESEFC, encoded by the coding sequence ATGCCAGATCACCAATCTGGTCAAAAGGACTCAACAATGGAAAGCCTGAATCTTCACTTTGCATCGCCCAACAACAACAACGACCTGGACATAGACACATACTCTAACTACAGCGAGAGCCTCCCGCCACTGTCTCCCAGACCCGGCGACGATGACGTCCCGCGCCGCCAGACCAAAGGCGGCTCAAAGAACAGCATGTCCAGCCGTCGCAAGCGAGAGTTCATCTCCGACGAAAAGAAGGACGCTTCCTACTGGGAGAAGCGGCGCAAGAACAACGAGGCGGCCAAGCGTtccagagagaagaggaggatgaacgACATGGTGCTGGAGAACCGTGTGATGGCGCTGAATGATGAGAACAGTCGCCTGAAGACGGAACTCCTGCAGCTGAAGCTTCGCTTCGGCCTCATCAGCACTGCTTCCTACATGGAGAAGAGCCAGCAGCTCTCCAACAGCGGAAACGGACAGTCCAGTGCTGGTAACCCCTACTTCTCCAGTAGCGGGTACTCCAGTGCCTGTGGTAACACTCTGCTGAACTCCGACTCGTCCGAAGCAGAACAGTCCACCAGAGGGGAACGCCACACCCCACTCCCAAAATACTCCCCAAGAGGATCCCTCTCCGACGGGTGCATGTCTGACGACTCCTCCAGTCCCGAGCCCATGGGCTATGAGATCAAGATGGAGTCCAACGACACTGACATGGATGCTGGTCTCCCCACTGGGATCTCCTTCAACGGTGGCCACCAACACAGGTCCCAAGAGGCCGACTGTGCCATGGACTtccaccacaaccaccagaacaACAACCGCCAGGAGTCTGCCAGCCCAGCACCCCAGCAGGTAGCAGCCCCAGCCCAGAGGAGTGTGATCCAGATGTACCGCTCCCCCAGCTCCTCCTATATGGAGAGCCAGAACCAGAGGCAAGCAGAGGACATGGAACAACAACAGTCCCAGGTCCAACAAAGCAGACAGTCCGAGAACACAGAGACCATCACAGAGGAGGTCCAAAGGTACCGAGCCCGCGAGGAGCAGCAAAGACATCAGGAGACACAGAGAAGCCAGTACAGCTCTTATCAGACCCAAGATGGCGGCCACAAGGAAGGATTCGCCCCAGAGCTCCTCCACCACAGTAGAGAAGAAGGCAACAAGTCAAGCCACTCCTCCAACCAGCACCACATCAACAACGCCTATCTCAGTACCCTGGATGAGGAGGAGCCCCCAGTTCTCACTTACGAGGGCGGCCCCAGGGCCGGAGAGGGCTACTACACAGAGTCCCACTCTGGGAAAGACACTTCGTCTAGTGATGGCGATCAAAGGAGCTCAGACAAAGAAGGTGGTTCCACTAGCGATGACGAGTCACCGTCATCTTCCTCTTCCGAGGTCGGAAGCTACAACCAGAGGGCGACATCACAGACGTCGGTGCCACAGAGTCAGAGTGGAGACGATCAGGCCACCTACCTGCCCCACAAGCTCCGTCTGAAATACAGAGCGCTGTCCAATCAGGGGGAGGCGCCAAACAGAAGCCCCGCCTCCTCcacatccccctccccctctcatccCCAGCATCCCTACCTGGCCCTGCCTAGCAACCACCAACATGGCGGCCATAGCAATGGGGAAAACAAAGAGGCAGAGAACGAGTCAGAGTTCTGCTAG